Proteins encoded together in one Candidatus Acidulodesulfobacterium acidiphilum window:
- a CDS encoding rod shape-determining protein, with translation MFVDSLIGMFSNDLAVDLGTANTLIYVKDKGIVSNEPSVVAVHIDLRGEKKILAVGKDAKKMLGRTPGNISAIRPMKDGVIADFEVVEAMLKYFIRKIHNRKSMIRPRIIVAIPSGITAVERRAVRESAEVAGARMVYLIEEPVAAAIGAGLPITEAAGNMIVDIGGGTTEVAVISMSGIVYAKSLRVGGDKIDDSIIQYVKKKYNLLIGDRTAELVKMTIGTVYPVEEESKMSIKGRDLVSGIPKIIEITSSEVLEAISEPAAQIVDAIKTTLEKIPPELSSDIVDRGIVLAGGGALLKNIDVLIRENTELPVIIADDPLTCVVRGAGKALNEIQVLKDIMLEN, from the coding sequence CATCGTTTCAAACGAACCTTCGGTGGTTGCGGTACATATAGATTTGCGCGGAGAAAAGAAAATCCTTGCCGTAGGAAAAGACGCAAAGAAAATGTTGGGCAGGACGCCCGGCAATATATCCGCCATAAGGCCTATGAAGGACGGAGTGATAGCGGACTTTGAAGTAGTAGAAGCCATGCTTAAGTATTTTATAAGAAAGATACATAACAGAAAAAGCATGATAAGACCCAGAATAATAGTCGCTATTCCTTCCGGCATAACTGCCGTCGAAAGAAGAGCGGTCAGGGAATCGGCGGAAGTCGCAGGGGCAAGAATGGTCTATCTTATAGAAGAACCGGTCGCAGCGGCTATCGGCGCAGGCCTTCCTATTACGGAAGCCGCCGGAAATATGATAGTGGACATAGGAGGCGGAACCACGGAAGTAGCCGTTATTTCCATGTCCGGCATAGTTTATGCCAAATCTTTGAGGGTCGGCGGAGATAAAATAGACGATTCGATAATACAGTACGTAAAGAAAAAATATAATCTGCTTATCGGCGACAGAACCGCCGAGCTCGTTAAAATGACTATAGGCACCGTTTATCCGGTCGAAGAAGAGTCTAAAATGAGTATTAAAGGCAGGGACTTGGTCAGCGGCATACCTAAGATTATCGAAATAACTTCTTCCGAAGTCTTGGAAGCTATATCCGAACCTGCTGCCCAGATAGTCGATGCCATAAAAACTACGCTTGAAAAAATTCCGCCGGAACTTTCTTCGGACATAGTGGACAGAGGAATAGTCCTTGCAGGAGGCGGAGCGCTTCTTAAAAATATCGACGTTCTTATCAGGGAAAATACCGAACTTCCCGTTATAATAGCCGACGATCCCCTTACCTGCGTCGTACGCGGAGCCGGCAAAGCGTTAAACGAAATTCAAGTTTTAAAAGATATAATGTTAGAAAATTAA
- the mreC gene encoding rod shape-determining protein MreC, translated as MRRTRSRQSVKRNSSFKRYNVRKLTVVGKFAKKLKLKKHKDAVVLLAVILISSAVYLFSVKGIGFGGAFSDFIGNKVYLIYETVDYPIAASEKIYNNYIDLISVKRKNLKLKEELKKVEFKYNRYRYYAIENRELKSLLFLKNSISRKSVAAEVILHGIEDWFYGLYINKGTKNGVSDGDGVISYDGVVGRVVYAGRGRSKVIPITNPKCVFSVIDANTGTMGIANGAGNGYLQMRFVFNSKKINKGDKILTSGLGGVFTSGIYVGKVVSVIKKSYDIFQRVTVAPYKNLFNEKYVLVEK; from the coding sequence CTGCGTCGTACGCGGAGCCGGCAAAGCGTTAAACGAAATTCAAGTTTTAAAAGATATAATGTTAGAAAATTAACCGTCGTGGGAAAGTTTGCAAAAAAATTAAAATTAAAAAAACATAAAGATGCCGTTGTTCTTTTGGCTGTTATATTAATATCTTCCGCGGTTTATTTATTTTCGGTTAAAGGAATAGGATTCGGAGGGGCTTTTTCCGATTTTATAGGAAATAAAGTATATTTAATTTATGAAACGGTCGATTATCCTATAGCGGCTTCCGAAAAGATATATAATAATTATATAGATCTTATTTCGGTTAAAAGAAAGAATTTAAAGCTTAAAGAAGAATTAAAAAAAGTAGAATTTAAATATAACCGCTACAGATATTACGCAATAGAAAACAGGGAACTTAAATCGCTCCTTTTTTTGAAAAATTCTATAAGCAGGAAATCGGTTGCCGCAGAGGTCATACTTCACGGCATAGAAGACTGGTTTTACGGTTTGTATATTAATAAAGGAACTAAAAACGGAGTATCAGACGGAGACGGCGTTATTTCTTACGACGGAGTCGTAGGGCGCGTAGTTTACGCGGGACGCGGCAGGTCTAAAGTTATTCCGATTACTAATCCCAAGTGCGTTTTTTCCGTTATAGACGCAAATACCGGAACTATGGGCATAGCGAACGGCGCTGGCAACGGCTATCTTCAGATGAGATTTGTATTTAATTCAAAAAAGATAAATAAAGGCGATAAAATTTTAACGTCGGGATTAGGCGGCGTATTTACGTCGGGAATATACGTCGGTAAAGTAGTTTCCGTAATAAAAAAAAGTTACGATATATTTCAACGCGTAACCGTAGCGCCTTATAAAAATTTATTTAACGAAAAATATGTTCTCGTCGAAAAATAA